From the genome of Streptomyces sp. NBC_01317, one region includes:
- a CDS encoding cytochrome P450, producing MTTNTPETAAPAQDTPDTGRDAHPVRFWAVPHLSGLDFDPFLAERLREDPVSRVQLPHGEGFAWLITRYEDVKLVTNDARFSRQALVGRAVTRMTPHFIPLDAAVGFADPPDHTRLRRSVAKAFTPRAVAGVEERARRIMDDLIDGMLRAGAPADLMARIHGPFPLAVISEIMGVPEHDRPLMRKWTESLLTAAHSRAHSERAKAEIGAYFTDFIGRRRTNGGDDLAAVLAEAVETDELSLEEAVAIAVLIQISGAHAVTNNSANMLYALLTHPDHMARLRAEPELLPAAVEELLRFIPHRNGVGIARIATEDVTVRGVRIRAGEAVYASYLTANRDSDVFADPGRLDFDRGPTPHLAFGHGPHYCVGPMLARLESRIMIASLLERLPRLRLAVPRDEVRWRREALIRGPEALPVLW from the coding sequence GCTGGACTTCGACCCCTTCCTCGCCGAACGGCTGCGCGAGGACCCGGTCAGCCGGGTCCAGCTCCCCCACGGCGAGGGGTTCGCCTGGCTGATCACCCGGTACGAGGACGTCAAGCTGGTCACCAACGACGCGCGCTTCAGCCGTCAGGCGCTCGTGGGCCGTGCCGTCACCCGGATGACCCCGCACTTCATCCCGCTCGACGCGGCCGTGGGATTCGCCGACCCGCCCGACCACACCCGGCTGCGCCGCTCGGTCGCCAAGGCGTTCACCCCCCGCGCCGTCGCCGGGGTGGAGGAGCGTGCCCGGCGGATCATGGACGACCTCATCGACGGCATGCTGCGCGCGGGCGCGCCCGCCGATCTGATGGCGCGGATCCACGGGCCGTTCCCGCTGGCCGTGATCAGCGAGATCATGGGCGTGCCCGAGCACGACCGGCCGTTGATGCGGAAGTGGACGGAGTCGCTCCTGACCGCCGCGCACAGCCGGGCCCACAGCGAGCGTGCCAAGGCGGAGATCGGTGCCTATTTCACCGACTTCATCGGCCGGCGGCGTACGAACGGCGGCGACGACCTCGCGGCGGTGCTGGCCGAGGCGGTGGAGACGGACGAGCTGAGCCTCGAAGAAGCGGTCGCGATCGCCGTCCTCATCCAGATCAGCGGCGCCCACGCCGTCACCAACAACAGCGCCAACATGCTCTACGCGCTGCTCACCCACCCGGACCACATGGCGCGGCTGCGCGCGGAACCCGAGCTGCTGCCCGCCGCCGTCGAGGAGCTGCTGCGCTTCATCCCGCACCGCAACGGCGTGGGCATCGCACGGATCGCCACCGAGGACGTGACGGTCCGGGGGGTACGGATCCGGGCCGGCGAGGCCGTCTACGCCTCGTACCTCACCGCCAACCGGGACTCGGACGTCTTCGCCGATCCCGGCCGGCTCGACTTCGACCGGGGCCCCACCCCGCATCTGGCCTTCGGACACGGACCGCACTACTGCGTCGGCCCGATGCTCGCCCGGCTGGAGTCCAGGATCATGATCGCGAGCCTGCTGGAGCGGCTGCCGCGCCTGCGGCTCGCCGTGCCGCGGGACGAGGTGCGCTGGCGGCGCGAGGCATTGATCCGCGGCCCCGAGGCGCTGCCCGTCCTCTGGTGA